The following are from one region of the Pseudazoarcus pumilus genome:
- a CDS encoding TRAP transporter substrate-binding protein, with product MTIHTKIKTGIFGAVALWAFTFVPVAAAQTLTFGHVLEQDHPYHLMAERFAEELGKRAPEIKVEIFPAGQLGDERTLIEGLQTGSVDITTVTSALTANFVPGFRAMSLPFLFRDVDHLFAVMDSEVGDELAAQMEKQGLIKLGYGYGGARDLYTNQPVRNLEELRGMKVRTMENPAIIATWEQLGAVPTPISWNDVFVSLQQRLVDGGEGTGVSYKSMSFNTVAPHYTRINYIFSWHNFMMARSSFDALTPAQQEAVKEAGDAAVRYERSLFLERENALFDELAKMGVTIHEPADAAQWAARAESVLDSQADRVGGKEWIARIRAVK from the coding sequence ATGACGATTCACACGAAGATCAAGACCGGTATCTTTGGCGCTGTTGCGCTATGGGCATTCACCTTCGTGCCCGTCGCCGCGGCCCAGACGCTGACCTTCGGCCACGTCCTGGAACAGGATCACCCCTATCATCTGATGGCCGAGCGTTTTGCCGAGGAACTGGGCAAGCGCGCGCCGGAAATCAAGGTCGAGATCTTTCCCGCGGGTCAGCTCGGTGACGAGCGCACCCTGATCGAGGGCCTGCAGACGGGCAGCGTGGACATCACGACGGTCACTTCCGCGCTGACGGCCAACTTCGTGCCGGGGTTTCGCGCGATGAGCCTGCCCTTCCTCTTCCGCGACGTCGATCACCTGTTCGCGGTGATGGACAGCGAAGTGGGCGATGAACTGGCCGCTCAGATGGAAAAGCAGGGTCTGATCAAGCTCGGCTACGGCTACGGTGGCGCGCGCGATCTGTACACCAACCAGCCGGTGCGCAATCTCGAGGAGTTGCGCGGCATGAAGGTTCGCACGATGGAGAACCCGGCCATCATCGCGACCTGGGAGCAACTCGGCGCGGTACCGACACCGATCTCCTGGAATGACGTGTTCGTGTCGCTGCAGCAGCGCCTGGTCGATGGCGGCGAAGGCACCGGGGTGAGCTACAAGTCGATGAGCTTCAACACGGTGGCGCCGCACTACACGCGCATCAATTACATCTTCTCCTGGCACAACTTCATGATGGCCAGGTCGAGCTTCGACGCGCTAACGCCCGCACAGCAAGAGGCCGTCAAGGAGGCGGGCGATGCGGCCGTGCGCTACGAGCGTTCGCTGTTCCTCGAGCGTGAGAATGCCTTGTTCGACGAGCTTGCGAAAATGGGCGTGACCATCCATGAGCCCGCCGATGCCGCGCAGTGGGCCGCGCGTGCCGAGTCCGTGCTCGACAGCCAGGCGGACCGGGTCGGCGGCAAGGAGTGGATTGCACGTATTCGTGCGGTCAAGTAA
- a CDS encoding phosphodiesterase, whose product MLIAQISDTHIGVPGALAYGRVDVSRMLIDCVRHVCRLDPRPDLLLVTGDLVDRGIPDEYAHFRELLAPLQMPVRVIAGNHDEREALREAFIGDGYLPSSGFLHYVLDEYPLRVIGLDTLVPGSGRGELCAERLEWLDATLSAKPHAPTLVALHHPPFDTGIAYMDRLGLTGREAYADLIEAHPQVRATLCGHLHRHIVSAIGNRPAITAPSPAHQVALNFDADAPGCFSMEPPGFLLHRWDGKHLTSHAVSIGNFAGPYPFRR is encoded by the coding sequence ATGCTCATCGCACAGATTTCAGACACCCACATCGGCGTCCCGGGCGCACTGGCTTACGGACGGGTCGACGTATCGCGCATGCTAATTGACTGCGTCCGGCATGTGTGTCGCCTCGATCCACGGCCCGACCTGCTGCTCGTCACCGGCGATCTGGTCGACCGGGGCATCCCGGACGAATACGCGCATTTCCGTGAACTGCTCGCGCCGCTGCAGATGCCCGTACGAGTCATTGCCGGCAACCACGACGAGCGCGAGGCGCTGCGTGAGGCGTTCATCGGCGACGGTTATCTGCCCTCGTCGGGCTTTCTGCACTACGTGCTGGACGAGTATCCGTTGCGCGTCATTGGTCTCGACACGCTGGTGCCAGGCAGCGGACGCGGCGAGTTGTGCGCCGAACGGCTCGAGTGGCTGGATGCAACCCTGTCCGCAAAACCACACGCGCCGACGCTCGTCGCACTGCATCATCCGCCCTTCGACACCGGCATCGCCTACATGGACCGGCTCGGCCTGACCGGCCGCGAGGCCTATGCAGACCTGATCGAAGCGCACCCTCAGGTTCGGGCGACCCTGTGCGGCCACCTGCATCGGCACATCGTCTCCGCAATCGGAAATCGGCCGGCCATCACGGCACCGAGCCCTGCACACCAGGTCGCGCTGAACTTCGACGCGGACGCGCCGGGATGCTTCAGCATGGAACCTCCCGGCTTCTTGCTGCATCGTTGGGACGGCAAACACCTGACGAGCCACGCGGTTTCGATCGGAAACTTCGCGGGCCCCTACCCCTTCCGCCGCTAG
- a CDS encoding CBS domain-containing protein — MHASEVMTRDVITIEPKTDVREIVELMIRNRISGLPVVDPQGRVLGIVSEGDLMRRVENQTDRRDSWWLAALFSASDDSGAYIKSHARRAEDLMTRDPVTVSPDTPLFRIAQLLEKHHIKRVPVVEGGKLAGIISRSNLLHGFSVTHTQSQPAGSASDADIRRRIMDALEERFEISDNMTNVVVQDGVVDLWGIVDSESQRKAAAILAEEVDSVKSVNNHLKVMKAMPNPA, encoded by the coding sequence ATGCATGCGTCAGAGGTGATGACCCGTGATGTGATCACGATTGAACCGAAGACCGATGTCCGGGAGATCGTCGAGTTGATGATCCGCAACCGCATCAGCGGCTTGCCGGTGGTCGACCCGCAAGGCCGGGTGCTCGGGATCGTCAGTGAGGGCGACCTGATGCGTCGCGTCGAGAACCAGACCGATCGGCGCGATTCCTGGTGGCTGGCGGCGCTATTCAGCGCCAGCGACGACAGTGGTGCCTACATCAAGTCGCACGCGCGCCGTGCCGAGGATCTGATGACGCGCGATCCGGTGACGGTCAGTCCCGACACGCCGCTGTTCCGCATTGCGCAGTTGCTGGAGAAACACCATATCAAGCGCGTGCCGGTGGTCGAGGGCGGCAAGCTGGCGGGCATCATCAGCCGCTCCAACCTGCTGCATGGTTTCTCGGTGACGCATACGCAGTCGCAGCCGGCCGGCAGCGCCAGCGATGCCGACATCCGGCGCCGCATCATGGATGCGCTCGAAGAGCGTTTCGAGATATCCGACAACATGACCAATGTGGTCGTGCAGGACGGTGTGGTCGACCTGTGGGGCATCGTCGATTCGGAGAGCCAGCGCAAGGCCGCGGCCATCCTGGCCGAAGAGGTCGACAGCGTGAAGTCCGTGAACAACCATCTGAAGGTGATGAAGGCCATGCCGAATCCGGCCTGA
- a CDS encoding YajD family HNH nuclease, which translates to MPSTDPDRLERIVAEARRNADLRSRGYRERALKLFPWICARCGREFTRANLSQLTVHHRDHDHDNNPSDGSNWELLCIYCHDNEHQREIEAQQGNTSLANRVRPATHTPFAELDKLLNKD; encoded by the coding sequence ATGCCATCGACCGACCCCGACCGCCTCGAGCGCATCGTCGCCGAGGCCCGCCGCAACGCCGATCTGCGCAGTCGCGGCTATCGCGAACGCGCACTCAAGCTCTTCCCGTGGATATGCGCGCGCTGCGGGCGTGAATTCACCCGCGCCAATCTCAGCCAGCTCACGGTCCATCACCGCGACCACGATCACGACAACAACCCGTCCGACGGCAGCAACTGGGAGCTGCTGTGCATCTACTGCCACGACAACGAACACCAGCGCGAGATCGAGGCGCAGCAGGGAAACACCAGCCTCGCCAACCGCGTACGCCCCGCCACGCACACGCCATTCGCCGAGCTCGACAAGCTGCTGAACAAGGACTGA
- a CDS encoding YqhA family protein, which produces MTRSDIVSHHRGNNTRGSIVMEQPAGKFERILESTIFASRWLLAPFFIGLIMGIGVLLIKFVKELAALIGGVLGIVEHDTIISKQCTQTGRSQKGVGRMRYMVVLEQGPESFGAYVPDLPGCVAVGESEQEALELIQEAIEFHLEGLREDGIPIPSPHSSSRFVEVGA; this is translated from the coding sequence GTGACACGCAGCGACATTGTGTCGCACCATCGCGGCAACAACACACGAGGATCGATCGTCATGGAACAACCCGCGGGCAAGTTCGAGCGCATCCTCGAATCCACGATCTTCGCCAGCCGCTGGCTGCTCGCGCCGTTCTTCATCGGCCTGATCATGGGCATCGGCGTGCTGCTGATCAAGTTCGTCAAGGAGCTCGCGGCGCTCATCGGCGGCGTGCTGGGCATCGTCGAACACGACACCATCATCTCCAAACAGTGCACTCAAACAGGCAGGTCTCAAAAAGGAGTAGGTCGCATGCGCTACATGGTCGTTCTGGAACAGGGGCCCGAAAGCTTCGGCGCATATGTTCCCGATCTGCCCGGCTGTGTTGCGGTCGGCGAATCGGAACAGGAGGCGCTCGAACTGATTCAGGAAGCGATCGAGTTTCATCTCGAGGGACTCAGGGAAGACGGCATACCGATTCCTTCACCGCATTCCTCGAGTCGCTTCGTCGAAGTCGGCGCGTAG
- a CDS encoding Lrp/AsnC family transcriptional regulator: MQLDRYDRAILEVLQREGRISNQDLAERIGLSPSPCLRRVRALEESGLITGYRAVLDPKALGLTLMALIHISMDKHTPERFANFEARIEEIPNIIECLLITGQQADYQLKAVVEDMDAYQALLLNRITRIEGVSGVHSSFVMRRVVDRGVLPVG, encoded by the coding sequence ATCCAGCTCGACCGTTACGACCGCGCCATCCTCGAAGTCTTGCAGCGGGAAGGGCGCATCAGCAACCAGGATCTGGCCGAGCGCATCGGTCTGTCGCCCTCGCCGTGTCTGCGCCGCGTGCGCGCTTTGGAGGAATCCGGCCTCATCACCGGCTACCGCGCCGTGCTCGACCCGAAAGCGCTGGGCCTGACGCTGATGGCGCTGATCCACATCAGCATGGACAAGCACACGCCCGAACGATTCGCCAACTTCGAGGCGCGCATCGAAGAGATCCCCAACATCATCGAATGCCTGCTCATCACCGGCCAGCAGGCCGACTACCAGCTCAAGGCCGTGGTCGAGGACATGGACGCCTACCAGGCCCTGCTGCTCAATCGCATCACCCGCATCGAAGGCGTGAGCGGCGTGCATTCGAGCTTCGTGATGCGGCGGGTAGTGGATCGGGGAGTGTTGCCGGTGGGGTGA
- the leuA gene encoding 2-isopropylmalate synthase, protein MLKNPSTKYSAFPPVHLPDRTWPNQTITHPPIWMSTDLRDGNQALFEPMNADKKLRMFKMLCEIGLKEIEVAFPSASQTEFDFVRKLIEEGHIPDDVTIEGLTQAREPLIRRTIESLAGARRAIVHVYNATSEQFREVVFGFTREEVKAMAVNAVQLIKELTAQHPETEWVLQYSPETFSDSDLDFVLEVCDAVTETWGATPEDKVILNLPASVEVSTPNVYADKVEWMHRNLARRDSVILSLHPHNDRGTAVAAAELGIMAGADRIEGCLFGNGERTGNVDLVTLAMNLYTQGIWPGLDFSDINTIARTAEHCTQLPVHPRHPWVGDLVYTAFSGSHQDAIKKGFAKQKPGAKWNVPYMPMDPADVGRSYDSVIRVNSQSGKGGIAYLLEAEYGMVMPRRLQVEFSGEVQRVTDAEGREMNAEAIWNLFNQTYIDTADPVRYVEHHLYESGKAQGVRITVEHDGDTHVISGEGNGPIDAAVHALKTLGITVDVRSYEERSMPSVGEGSHAQACAFIEVTAPGVAGERYGVGIDPNIVTASIKALISGANRIQSHAVQAKAA, encoded by the coding sequence ATGTTGAAGAATCCGTCGACCAAGTACAGCGCGTTTCCGCCCGTCCATCTTCCCGACCGGACGTGGCCGAACCAGACCATCACCCACCCTCCGATCTGGATGAGTACCGACCTGCGCGACGGCAACCAGGCCCTGTTCGAGCCGATGAACGCCGACAAGAAATTGCGCATGTTCAAGATGCTGTGCGAGATCGGTCTCAAGGAGATCGAGGTCGCGTTTCCGTCGGCCTCGCAGACCGAATTCGACTTCGTGCGCAAGCTCATCGAGGAAGGCCACATCCCCGACGACGTGACCATCGAGGGCCTCACGCAGGCGCGCGAACCCTTGATCCGCCGCACCATCGAGTCGCTCGCCGGCGCACGCCGCGCCATCGTGCACGTCTACAACGCCACCTCGGAGCAGTTCCGCGAGGTCGTCTTCGGCTTCACGCGTGAAGAGGTCAAGGCGATGGCCGTCAACGCCGTGCAGTTGATCAAGGAACTCACGGCCCAGCACCCGGAGACCGAGTGGGTGTTGCAGTACAGCCCCGAGACCTTCAGCGACAGCGATCTGGACTTCGTGCTCGAGGTCTGCGACGCGGTCACCGAGACCTGGGGCGCCACGCCCGAGGACAAGGTAATCCTCAACCTGCCCGCTTCCGTAGAGGTGAGCACGCCCAACGTGTATGCCGACAAGGTCGAGTGGATGCACCGCAACCTCGCCCGCCGCGACAGCGTGATCCTCAGCCTGCACCCGCACAACGACCGCGGCACGGCCGTGGCCGCGGCCGAGTTGGGCATCATGGCCGGCGCCGACCGCATCGAGGGCTGCCTCTTCGGCAACGGCGAGCGCACCGGCAACGTCGACCTCGTCACGCTGGCGATGAACCTCTACACCCAGGGCATCTGGCCGGGGCTCGACTTCTCCGACATCAACACCATCGCGCGCACCGCCGAGCACTGCACGCAGTTGCCGGTGCATCCGCGCCACCCGTGGGTCGGTGATCTGGTCTACACCGCCTTCTCCGGTTCGCACCAGGACGCGATCAAGAAGGGCTTCGCCAAGCAGAAGCCGGGCGCCAAGTGGAACGTGCCCTACATGCCGATGGACCCTGCCGACGTGGGCCGCAGCTACGACTCGGTGATCCGCGTCAACAGCCAGTCCGGCAAGGGCGGTATCGCCTACCTGCTCGAAGCGGAGTACGGCATGGTCATGCCGCGCCGCCTGCAGGTGGAGTTCTCCGGCGAGGTGCAGCGCGTGACCGACGCCGAAGGGCGCGAGATGAACGCAGAGGCCATCTGGAACTTGTTCAACCAGACCTACATCGACACGGCCGATCCGGTTCGCTACGTGGAGCATCACCTCTACGAGAGCGGCAAGGCGCAGGGCGTGCGCATCACGGTGGAGCACGACGGCGACACCCACGTCATCTCCGGCGAGGGTAACGGCCCCATCGACGCGGCCGTGCATGCACTCAAGACGCTCGGCATCACGGTGGACGTGCGCAGCTACGAGGAGCGTTCGATGCCGTCGGTGGGCGAAGGCAGCCATGCCCAGGCCTGCGCCTTCATCGAGGTGACGGCGCCGGGCGTTGCCGGCGAACGCTACGGTGTGGGCATCGACCCGAACATCGTCACAGCCTCGATCAAGGCCCTGATCAGCGGCGCCAACCGCATCCAGAGCCACGCGGTGCAGGCCAAGGCGGCCTGA
- a CDS encoding ATP-binding protein — protein sequence MRSIRSRVMFSVLGLLAVALTVLSAKGYLDARHETEELFDAQLARSARLISGMLDAGFDPGRREAVQRALDAAISRSASAEAGHRYETKLAFLLLDADGTVLLESASAPAGLRDTLPGARVPPGYHDVRAGGHRWRVFALGDDSGRQVLVAEREDVRGELIGSITLRGLLPDAVGLPLIALLVWLAISWGLKPLANMVAMIRARDPERLTPLTLAPLPAELEPVVAALNRLLTQVDTVLARERRFIADAAHELRTPLAVLRIHAQNAADAADPADREEALGHLRAGVDRATRVISQLLTLARLEPEGGVQRAPVDLRAFVRAELAELVPLALQRQQEVSFEAPEGGDYHACCDAGSIGILLQNLIGNAVQYAPQGGTIRVALEPGEQVVRILVEDNGTGVPEAVRHRLTERFFRAGAGAGAGLGLAIVQRIVHLHGGNILFGEAKSGGLRVVVALPREATV from the coding sequence ATGCGCTCGATCCGTTCGCGTGTGATGTTCTCGGTGCTCGGCCTGCTCGCCGTGGCGCTGACCGTGCTGTCGGCCAAGGGCTATCTCGATGCCCGGCACGAGACGGAGGAACTGTTCGACGCACAACTCGCGCGTAGCGCCCGCCTGATCTCGGGCATGCTCGATGCCGGATTCGATCCCGGGCGCCGCGAGGCCGTGCAGCGCGCGCTCGACGCGGCGATCTCGCGCAGCGCCAGTGCGGAAGCCGGGCACCGCTACGAGACCAAACTCGCGTTTCTGCTGCTCGATGCCGATGGCACCGTACTGCTCGAGTCGGCCAGCGCGCCGGCCGGTCTGCGCGACACCTTGCCCGGTGCGCGCGTACCGCCGGGCTATCACGACGTTCGTGCCGGCGGGCATCGCTGGCGCGTGTTCGCCCTCGGTGACGACTCCGGGCGTCAGGTTCTGGTTGCCGAACGCGAGGACGTGCGAGGCGAACTCATCGGAAGTATCACACTGCGCGGCCTGCTGCCGGACGCCGTCGGACTGCCCCTGATCGCGCTGCTGGTGTGGCTGGCGATCAGCTGGGGGCTGAAGCCGCTGGCCAACATGGTCGCCATGATTCGCGCACGCGACCCCGAACGCTTGACGCCGCTCACGCTGGCGCCGTTGCCGGCCGAACTCGAACCGGTTGTCGCCGCGCTCAACCGCCTGCTCACCCAGGTCGATACCGTGCTCGCTCGCGAGCGGCGTTTCATTGCGGATGCGGCCCACGAGTTGCGCACGCCGCTGGCGGTGTTGCGCATCCACGCACAGAACGCCGCGGACGCGGCCGATCCGGCCGACCGCGAGGAGGCGCTGGGGCATCTGCGCGCCGGCGTGGATCGCGCCACGCGCGTGATCTCGCAACTGCTCACGCTGGCCCGGCTGGAGCCCGAAGGCGGCGTGCAGCGCGCACCGGTCGATCTGCGTGCCTTCGTGCGTGCCGAATTGGCCGAGTTGGTGCCACTGGCGTTGCAGCGCCAGCAGGAGGTGAGCTTCGAGGCGCCCGAGGGCGGCGACTATCACGCGTGCTGTGATGCGGGCAGCATCGGAATTCTGTTGCAGAACCTGATCGGCAATGCCGTGCAGTACGCGCCGCAAGGCGGAACCATCCGGGTCGCGCTCGAGCCTGGCGAACAGGTCGTGCGCATCCTCGTCGAGGACAACGGAACGGGCGTGCCCGAAGCCGTGCGGCACCGATTGACCGAGCGCTTCTTTCGCGCCGGTGCGGGTGCGGGTGCCGGCCTGGGGCTGGCAATCGTGCAGCGCATCGTCCATCTGCACGGCGGCAACATCCTGTTCGGCGAAGCGAAGTCCGGAGGGCTGCGGGTGGTCGTTGCGCTACCGCGCGAGGCAACGGTGTAG
- a CDS encoding response regulator translates to MRILLVEDDVDLGEGIRVALKSENYTVDWMRDGRCALHALETESFDLAILDLGLPRMDGLDVIRHLRAEANPLPVLVLTARDATADRIAGLDAGADDYLVKPFDVAELKARLRALLRRSFSRAQPLLEYRDITLDPACQRVTWRGEPVVLTRKEFLLLHELLSQPGRVFTRDKLQQALYGWGEEVESNALEVHVHHLRRKFFPDLIRTVRGVGYLADKV, encoded by the coding sequence ATGCGCATCCTGCTGGTGGAGGACGACGTCGATCTCGGCGAAGGCATCCGCGTCGCCCTCAAGTCCGAGAACTACACGGTGGACTGGATGCGCGACGGGCGCTGCGCGTTGCACGCGCTCGAAACCGAGAGCTTCGATCTCGCCATTCTCGATCTGGGCCTGCCGCGCATGGACGGGCTCGACGTGATCCGTCATTTGCGGGCGGAGGCCAACCCCCTGCCGGTGCTGGTGCTGACCGCGCGAGATGCCACCGCAGACCGCATCGCCGGCCTGGATGCGGGCGCCGACGACTATCTTGTCAAGCCCTTCGATGTGGCCGAACTCAAGGCGCGGCTGCGCGCACTGCTGCGGCGCAGCTTCAGCCGCGCACAGCCGTTGCTCGAGTACCGTGACATCACGCTCGACCCGGCCTGTCAGCGCGTCACCTGGCGGGGCGAGCCGGTGGTGCTCACGCGCAAGGAATTCCTGCTCCTGCACGAGCTGCTCAGCCAGCCCGGGCGGGTATTCACGCGCGACAAGCTGCAACAAGCGCTCTACGGCTGGGGCGAGGAGGTCGAGAGCAACGCGCTGGAGGTACATGTGCATCACCTGCGCCGCAAGTTCTTTCCCGATTTGATCCGCACCGTGCGCGGCGTGGGCTATCTGGCGGACAAGGTCTGA
- a CDS encoding tetratricopeptide repeat protein: MHVIRNILFLTACLWGINAFALDERGQQRLQEIQQAWAETRYELAPDARDKAFEALHARTEQALLESPDAPELLIWRGIVLASWAGARGGLGALGLVKQARASLEAALEKDPSALDGSAWTSLGSLYYQVPGWPIGFGDDQRAEEMLRKALAINPDGIDPNFFYGDFLIEQQRYDEARAALQRALAAPPRPGRERADAGRRDECRALLAKLDVAQR; the protein is encoded by the coding sequence ATGCACGTCATCCGCAACATCTTGTTCCTGACCGCCTGCCTGTGGGGCATCAATGCCTTCGCGCTCGACGAGCGCGGCCAGCAGCGTCTGCAGGAGATTCAGCAGGCCTGGGCCGAAACCCGCTATGAACTGGCGCCCGACGCGCGGGACAAGGCCTTCGAGGCCTTGCATGCCCGTACCGAGCAGGCGCTGCTCGAATCGCCCGACGCGCCCGAACTGCTGATATGGCGCGGCATCGTGCTGGCCTCGTGGGCCGGGGCGCGGGGCGGGCTGGGCGCGCTCGGCCTGGTCAAGCAGGCGCGCGCCAGTCTGGAGGCGGCGCTGGAGAAGGACCCGTCCGCGCTCGACGGTTCGGCCTGGACCAGCCTTGGTTCGCTCTACTACCAGGTGCCAGGCTGGCCCATCGGGTTCGGCGATGACCAGCGGGCGGAGGAGATGCTCAGGAAGGCGTTGGCGATCAACCCCGACGGAATTGACCCGAACTTCTTCTACGGCGACTTCCTGATCGAGCAGCAGCGCTATGATGAAGCCCGCGCAGCCCTGCAGCGCGCGCTTGCCGCACCGCCACGCCCGGGGCGCGAGCGCGCCGACGCGGGGCGCCGCGACGAGTGCCGCGCGCTGCTCGCCAAGCTCGACGTCGCGCAGCGCTGA
- a CDS encoding SDR family oxidoreductase, translating to MKLDACRAVVTGAGGGIGRQLVERMCRAGARVLLVGRRPELLDEIAAMYPGRVERVCADLNETAGRDAVLAAACAFGGINCLINGAGAGGFGLFEEQDDDAIASLVETNVTSVLQLTRRLLPLLREADAAVVLNVGSTLGSIGYPGYAAYCATKFALRGFSEALRRELADTRVKVVYVAPRATRTTMNPQAVEAMNRDLGVAMDPPGRVAAAVLMALLREREETYLGWPERLFVRINGLLPRCVDRSLRKHLPVVRRFAREAN from the coding sequence ATGAAGCTCGATGCCTGCAGGGCGGTGGTCACCGGCGCGGGTGGCGGCATCGGGCGGCAGCTGGTCGAGCGCATGTGCCGTGCCGGTGCGCGGGTGCTGCTGGTCGGGCGCCGCCCGGAATTGCTCGACGAGATCGCGGCGATGTATCCGGGGCGCGTCGAGCGGGTGTGCGCTGACCTCAACGAGACCGCCGGCCGCGACGCGGTACTCGCGGCAGCATGCGCCTTTGGCGGCATCAACTGCCTGATCAACGGCGCCGGTGCGGGCGGCTTCGGCCTGTTCGAGGAGCAGGACGACGACGCCATCGCCAGCCTCGTCGAAACCAATGTCACCAGTGTGCTGCAGCTCACGCGCCGCCTGCTGCCACTGCTGCGCGAGGCCGATGCGGCGGTGGTGCTCAACGTCGGCTCGACGCTGGGCTCCATCGGCTATCCCGGCTACGCGGCCTACTGCGCCACGAAGTTCGCGCTGCGCGGCTTCTCCGAGGCGCTGCGGCGCGAGCTTGCCGATACCCGCGTGAAGGTGGTGTACGTCGCGCCGCGTGCGACCCGCACCACAATGAACCCGCAGGCAGTCGAAGCCATGAACCGCGATCTGGGCGTTGCCATGGATCCGCCCGGGCGCGTTGCCGCAGCCGTGCTGATGGCCCTGCTGCGCGAGCGCGAGGAAACCTATCTGGGCTGGCCCGAGCGCCTGTTCGTGCGCATCAACGGGCTGCTACCGCGCTGCGTGGACCGCAGTCTGCGCAAGCACCTGCCTGTCGTGCGGCGCTTTGCCCGCGAAGCCAACTGA
- a CDS encoding TenA family transcriptional regulator, translating into MNFHQTLLERTAREREELLAAPIFHDLFEGRISREAYVAFLGEAYHHVRQTVPLLMACGARLPDRLDWLRGAVAEYIDEEIGHEKWILDDIRACGGDAVRVRDTLPALPTDLMVRYVRDRIAHDNPVSFFGMVLVLEGTSIALASEAADRIQRQLDLPDAAFSYLRSHGSLDVEHIEVFKGLMDQLENPDDQRAVVDTARVVYRLYGDLFRSLPRVREAVTS; encoded by the coding sequence ATGAACTTCCATCAGACCCTGCTCGAGCGAACCGCGCGCGAACGCGAGGAGTTGCTCGCCGCGCCGATCTTTCACGACCTGTTCGAGGGGCGCATCTCGCGCGAGGCCTATGTGGCCTTCCTGGGTGAGGCCTATCACCACGTGCGCCAGACGGTGCCCTTGCTCATGGCCTGCGGCGCACGCCTGCCCGACCGGCTGGACTGGCTGCGCGGCGCGGTGGCCGAGTACATCGACGAGGAGATCGGTCACGAGAAGTGGATTCTCGACGACATCCGGGCCTGCGGTGGCGACGCCGTGCGCGTGCGCGACACGCTGCCCGCGCTGCCCACCGACCTGATGGTGCGCTATGTGCGCGACCGCATCGCGCATGACAACCCGGTGAGCTTCTTCGGCATGGTGCTGGTGCTCGAAGGCACCAGCATCGCGCTGGCCTCCGAGGCCGCCGACCGCATCCAGCGTCAGCTCGACCTGCCGGATGCGGCGTTCTCCTACCTGCGCTCGCATGGCAGTCTGGACGTCGAGCACATCGAGGTCTTCAAGGGCTTGATGGACCAGCTCGAGAACCCGGACGACCAGCGCGCGGTGGTGGATACCGCTCGCGTGGTGTATCGCTTGTATGGCGACCTGTTCCGCAGCCTGCCGCGCGTGCGCGAGGCGGTGACCTCATGA